The following are from one region of the Halarcobacter sp. genome:
- the nuoI gene encoding NADH-quinone oxidoreductase subunit NuoI: MGLEKLKDRNISMGDYVNVLEEEYPQTSWEQFKQVAKRSVKGELFVGLKIVWNMMTGALFKGEMHTVQYPAEKLPIGPRYRAVHKLLALLESGENRCIGCGLCEKICIADCIRMDTKIDENSRKEVMEYSINLGRCIFCGYCAEVCPELAIVHGGRYENASEQRAHFVIKEDLLTPLDKLKQQKEYPGFGAVSPDADKKIKKTPLSY; encoded by the coding sequence ATGGGATTAGAAAAACTAAAAGATAGAAATATTAGCATGGGTGACTATGTTAATGTTTTAGAAGAGGAATATCCACAAACTTCTTGGGAACAATTTAAGCAAGTTGCGAAAAGATCTGTAAAAGGTGAACTTTTTGTGGGGCTTAAAATTGTATGGAATATGATGACAGGAGCTTTATTTAAAGGTGAAATGCATACTGTTCAATATCCAGCAGAAAAACTACCTATTGGTCCAAGATATAGAGCAGTTCATAAGCTTCTTGCACTTTTAGAATCAGGTGAAAACAGATGTATTGGTTGTGGTCTGTGTGAAAAAATCTGTATTGCTGATTGTATTAGAATGGACACTAAAATAGATGAAAACTCTAGAAAAGAAGTTATGGAGTATTCAATTAATTTAGGTCGTTGTATCTTTTGTGGATATTGTGCTGAGGTTTGTCCAGAACTTGCAATTGTTCATGGTGGAAGATATGAAAATGCAAGTGAGCAAAGAGCACACTTTGTTATCAAAGAGGATTTATTAACACCTCTTGATAAATTAAAACAACAAAAAGAGTATCCTGGTTTTGGTGCTGTATCTCCTGATGCAGATAAAAAAATCAAGAAAACTCCATTATCATATTAA
- the nuoH gene encoding NADH-quinone oxidoreductase subunit NuoH has translation METGFIIETIIKAIVVLAVFSALAGFTTYIERKVLAFMQRRLGPMNVGPHGVLQLAADGIKLFTKEDFIPQNAAKPVFMIAPIITAATAFIAMTAVPFFPEFELFGYTVRPIISDVNVGVLFVMGVASVGLYGPLLGGMSSANKWSLLGGARTAIQLLSYEVVSGLALLAPLMLVGSLSLIDINEYQAGGFTHWLVWSQPLAFVLFVIAGFAETNRTPFDLLEHEAEIVAGYATEYSGMRWGMFFIGEYANLFTICFLVSLIFLGGYNDLWFIPGGLAIILKVMFLVFFFLWTRAAWPHIRPDQLMWLCWKILMPLAVINILITGFVMMF, from the coding sequence ATGGAAACAGGATTTATTATTGAGACTATTATAAAGGCTATTGTAGTATTAGCAGTTTTCTCAGCATTGGCTGGATTTACTACTTATATCGAAAGAAAAGTACTTGCATTTATGCAAAGAAGACTTGGCCCTATGAATGTTGGACCTCATGGGGTTTTACAATTAGCAGCAGATGGTATAAAACTATTTACAAAAGAGGATTTTATTCCACAAAATGCAGCTAAACCTGTATTTATGATTGCACCTATTATTACAGCAGCAACTGCATTTATTGCAATGACAGCCGTTCCATTTTTCCCAGAGTTTGAACTATTTGGTTATACAGTAAGACCTATTATCTCAGATGTAAATGTTGGGGTTTTATTTGTAATGGGTGTTGCATCAGTTGGACTTTATGGCCCACTTTTAGGTGGTATGAGTAGTGCAAATAAATGGTCACTTTTAGGGGGAGCTAGAACAGCTATACAACTTCTTTCTTATGAGGTTGTATCTGGACTTGCATTACTTGCTCCTCTTATGCTTGTTGGTTCATTATCTTTAATTGATATAAATGAGTATCAAGCAGGTGGATTTACACATTGGTTAGTTTGGTCTCAACCATTAGCATTTGTTCTTTTTGTAATTGCAGGTTTTGCTGAAACAAATAGAACACCATTTGATTTACTTGAGCATGAAGCTGAGATTGTTGCAGGGTATGCAACTGAGTATTCAGGTATGAGATGGGGGATGTTCTTTATTGGAGAATATGCGAACCTATTTACAATTTGTTTCTTAGTATCTTTAATCTTCCTTGGTGGATACAACGATTTATGGTTTATCCCTGGAGGACTTGCAATTATCCTTAAAGTTATGTTCTTAGTATTTTTCTTCTTATGGACAAGGGCAGCTTGGCCACATATTAGACCTGACCAATTGATGTGGTTATGTTGGAAAATTTTAATGCCATTAGCAGTAATCAATATCTTGATTACTGGTTTTGTGATGATGTTTTAG
- a CDS encoding NADH-quinone oxidoreductase subunit G, with amino-acid sequence MSDLITLTINGKSVQAKEGEYILNVARANDIFVPAVCYLTRCSPTLACRLCLVEADGKQVYSCNTKIKEGMNITTDTANIAKERRAIMEVYDVNHPLQCGVCDQSGECELQNYSLYMKVDSQSYTIKDVPRPAANWGVMKYDPGLCIVCEKCVTVCKDMIGSNALSTVKRGADAIEKTFKDTMPKDAYSMWNKLNKSLIGFDEDSCTDCGECISVCPVGALVSSDFQYKSNAWELNKIPAANPHSSDCAFMYYETKHESIENAEPKIYRVTNEHHYSTLNGAARFGYDFENKVQGKDEESFAKAVEAFKKADSILFNSYITNEEAFILQKIANKTGAKLVNKDAYNYKNFLSAYSSTSGTALYSSTLKDVHDSNFVISVGSYLKSDLPNARYALNNSVVMNKGAALYFHPISDKVMEKVGKRGKTTEFVQYNPLSEESVLYLILDKFGKDLPQDIQSFIDSQKETRTKTIVETVKETVVEVIKDEETGEETEKKKVVSKKVNKEVEFEYTKLLDNLGLDEKFLDTLEALLAKKDTYSLIVGEDLYTHPRSENLAKLCGFIDKYTDFSIVIIPSQTNTLGVSLICDLSDEATGSTVGYNEKADFQLSALGDGDLDMPALNQQEGTFTNIDKKVIPTNVAIDYKGYVLNDIANVVLEDDVEYTIEYTIQLPEELGFKAVDFDKLPNYFGNDRVEFRGYDLVPQEIVVPKTLEEGLNELSVEQVDEALSATLTLSENETLIYRANPINQFNEFTAIAHEFAKDLQSGVFVSEELFGKLELEKGDKVKVSSNGTELELNVYCDDQISGEIAYVSTFQKDLDTKALFDGYRFSKAVIKKA; translated from the coding sequence ATGAGTGATTTAATAACATTAACGATAAATGGTAAGAGTGTTCAAGCAAAAGAGGGTGAATATATATTAAATGTAGCTCGTGCAAATGATATATTTGTTCCTGCTGTTTGTTATCTAACAAGATGTTCACCAACATTGGCATGTAGACTGTGTCTTGTTGAAGCTGATGGTAAACAAGTTTACTCTTGTAATACTAAAATAAAAGAGGGGATGAATATTACAACTGATACTGCTAATATTGCAAAAGAAAGACGTGCAATAATGGAAGTATATGATGTAAATCACCCTTTGCAATGTGGAGTTTGTGATCAAAGTGGAGAGTGTGAACTACAAAACTACTCTTTATATATGAAAGTTGATTCTCAAAGCTACACTATAAAAGATGTGCCAAGACCAGCAGCAAACTGGGGAGTTATGAAATATGATCCAGGTTTATGTATTGTTTGTGAAAAATGTGTAACTGTATGTAAAGATATGATTGGATCAAACGCTTTAAGTACAGTTAAACGTGGTGCAGATGCAATTGAAAAAACATTTAAAGACACTATGCCAAAAGATGCTTACTCTATGTGGAATAAGCTTAATAAATCACTTATTGGCTTTGATGAAGACTCTTGTACAGATTGTGGTGAATGTATCTCTGTTTGTCCAGTTGGAGCATTAGTTTCTTCAGACTTCCAATACAAATCAAATGCTTGGGAATTAAATAAAATTCCAGCAGCAAACCCTCACTCATCAGATTGTGCATTTATGTATTATGAAACAAAACATGAATCTATAGAAAATGCAGAGCCTAAAATTTATAGAGTTACAAATGAACATCACTATTCAACACTAAATGGTGCTGCTAGATTTGGATATGACTTTGAAAACAAAGTTCAAGGAAAAGATGAAGAAAGTTTTGCAAAAGCTGTTGAAGCATTTAAAAAAGCAGATTCAATTCTTTTTAACTCATATATTACAAATGAAGAAGCATTTATCTTACAAAAAATAGCTAATAAAACAGGTGCAAAACTTGTAAATAAAGATGCATACAATTATAAAAATTTTTTAAGTGCATATAGTTCTACTTCTGGAACAGCTTTATACTCGTCAACACTAAAAGATGTACATGATTCAAACTTTGTAATCTCTGTTGGGTCATATTTAAAATCAGATTTACCAAATGCAAGATATGCACTAAATAATTCTGTTGTAATGAACAAAGGTGCAGCTTTATATTTCCATCCAATCTCTGATAAGGTTATGGAAAAAGTAGGAAAAAGGGGAAAAACAACGGAGTTTGTACAATATAACCCTTTATCTGAAGAGTCAGTTTTATATCTAATCTTAGATAAATTTGGAAAAGATTTACCTCAAGATATTCAATCTTTCATTGATTCTCAAAAAGAAACTAGAACAAAAACTATAGTTGAAACAGTAAAAGAAACAGTAGTAGAAGTTATAAAAGATGAAGAAACAGGTGAAGAGACTGAAAAGAAAAAAGTAGTAAGTAAAAAAGTTAATAAAGAAGTAGAGTTTGAATACACAAAACTTCTTGACAATCTAGGATTAGATGAAAAATTCCTTGATACTTTAGAAGCATTACTTGCTAAAAAAGATACTTACTCTTTAATTGTTGGGGAAGATTTATATACACACCCAAGAAGTGAGAACTTAGCAAAACTTTGTGGATTTATAGATAAGTATACTGATTTTAGTATTGTTATAATCCCTTCTCAAACTAATACTTTAGGGGTTAGTTTAATTTGTGACTTAAGTGATGAGGCTACTGGTTCAACTGTAGGTTACAATGAAAAAGCAGATTTTCAATTGAGTGCTTTAGGTGATGGTGATTTAGATATGCCAGCACTTAACCAACAAGAGGGAACATTTACAAACATTGACAAAAAAGTAATCCCTACAAATGTTGCAATAGATTATAAGGGTTATGTGTTAAATGATATTGCAAATGTAGTTCTAGAAGATGATGTAGAATATACAATAGAATATACAATTCAACTTCCAGAAGAGCTTGGTTTCAAAGCAGTTGATTTTGATAAACTTCCTAACTACTTTGGAAATGACAGAGTTGAGTTTAGAGGGTATGATTTAGTACCTCAAGAGATAGTTGTACCAAAAACATTAGAAGAGGGATTAAATGAACTTTCGGTTGAACAAGTTGATGAGGCATTAAGTGCTACATTAACATTGTCTGAAAATGAAACTCTTATTTACAGAGCAAATCCAATAAACCAATTTAATGAATTCACAGCTATTGCTCATGAGTTTGCAAAAGATTTACAATCGGGTGTTTTTGTTTCAGAAGAACTATTTGGAAAACTTGAACTGGAAAAGGGTGATAAAGTAAAAGTTAGTTCAAATGGAACTGAACTTGAACTAAACGTATATTGTGATGATCAAATATCTGGTGAGATTGCATATGTATCAACATTCCAAAAGGATTTAGATACTAAAGCACTTTTTGATGGATATAGATTTTCAAAAGCTGTAATTAAAAAGGCGTAA
- a CDS encoding NADH-ubiquinone oxidoreductase subunit E family protein, translating to MKRFDLRPLKDNFYDRMLELMDKEVSSGENAIFLFEIGDFSGVQKSADVVFEAGYTLMNSIKFNEVDWTIVVKKETDVELIEKKKKEAEEKAAEEAKKAQQAEDDDDDDDDDEE from the coding sequence ATGAAAAGATTTGATTTAAGACCTTTAAAAGATAACTTCTACGACAGAATGTTAGAACTTATGGATAAAGAGGTTAGTTCTGGTGAAAATGCGATTTTTCTTTTTGAAATTGGAGATTTTAGTGGAGTACAAAAAAGTGCTGATGTAGTTTTTGAAGCTGGATATACACTTATGAATTCTATTAAATTCAATGAAGTTGATTGGACTATAGTTGTAAAAAAAGAGACTGATGTAGAGCTTATTGAAAAAAAGAAAAAAGAAGCAGAAGAGAAAGCAGCTGAAGAAGCAAAAAAAGCGCAACAAGCTGAAGATGATGATGACGATGACGACGATGATGAAGAGTAG
- the nuoD gene encoding NADH dehydrogenase (quinone) subunit D, whose product MKQTPNRLKPFFENINFEREDNTMMINFGPQHPSSHGQMRLMLELQGEEIVKARPGVGYLHRGMEKMGENMIYNEFLPTTDRMDYIASTSNNYGYALAVEKLLGIEVPRRAEVIRTMLLELNRITSHLFWLATHALDVGAMSVFLYTFREREFAMDLIEDYCGARLTHSAVRIGGVPLDLPEDWCDNLEKFLKILDVEVDKYEGLLTKNRIWKMRLENVGVIPPELAKSWACSGITLRGSGIKWDLRKEMPYGLYPELEFDVPFSDKCDSYGRYLCYMQEMRESAKILRQLIPMYKESECELMAHAPEYISASKEDIMTQNYSLMQHFVLVTQGMRPPKGEVYVATESPKGELGYMIVSDGTPYAYKMKLRAPSFWHTGIFEDLMPGHQLADVVTIIGSLNVVFGEIDR is encoded by the coding sequence ATGAAACAAACACCAAATAGATTAAAACCTTTCTTTGAAAATATAAATTTTGAGAGAGAAGATAACACAATGATGATCAACTTTGGTCCTCAACATCCATCTTCTCACGGACAAATGAGACTTATGCTAGAACTTCAAGGGGAAGAGATAGTAAAAGCAAGACCAGGTGTGGGGTATCTTCATAGGGGTATGGAGAAAATGGGTGAGAATATGATTTATAATGAATTCTTACCAACTACAGACAGAATGGATTATATTGCATCAACTTCAAACAATTATGGTTATGCTTTAGCTGTTGAAAAACTATTAGGAATAGAAGTTCCTAGACGAGCAGAAGTTATTAGAACTATGCTTTTAGAACTAAATAGAATAACTTCTCATTTATTTTGGCTTGCAACTCATGCACTTGATGTTGGGGCAATGTCAGTTTTCCTTTATACATTTAGAGAAAGAGAATTTGCAATGGACCTTATTGAGGATTATTGTGGAGCAAGACTAACTCACAGTGCAGTTAGAATTGGAGGAGTTCCTTTAGATTTACCAGAAGACTGGTGTGATAATTTAGAAAAATTCCTAAAAATCTTAGATGTTGAAGTTGATAAGTATGAAGGGCTTTTAACAAAAAACAGAATCTGGAAGATGAGACTTGAAAATGTAGGTGTTATTCCTCCTGAGTTAGCAAAATCTTGGGCTTGTTCAGGTATTACACTTAGAGGTTCAGGTATTAAATGGGACTTAAGAAAAGAGATGCCATATGGACTATATCCTGAATTAGAATTCGATGTTCCTTTCTCAGATAAATGTGATAGTTATGGAAGATATCTTTGTTATATGCAAGAGATGAGAGAATCTGCAAAAATCTTAAGACAACTTATCCCTATGTATAAAGAGAGTGAATGTGAACTAATGGCACATGCACCAGAATATATCTCTGCTTCTAAAGAAGATATTATGACTCAAAACTACTCTTTAATGCAACACTTTGTTCTTGTAACACAAGGTATGAGACCACCAAAAGGTGAAGTTTATGTTGCAACAGAGTCACCAAAAGGTGAACTGGGATATATGATTGTAAGTGATGGAACTCCATATGCTTATAAAATGAAACTAAGAGCACCATCTTTTTGGCATACAGGTATTTTTGAAGATTTAATGCCAGGTCACCAGTTAGCTGACGTTGTAACTATTATTGGTAGTTTAAACGTAGTATTTGGTGAGATTGATAGATAA
- a CDS encoding NADH-quinone oxidoreductase subunit C encodes MRKYTPKNDVQNKSYFSDRFYVAPQTPKKDPSSDEIYAKDVNSLKNKFEISESYIEIDELVIYIKNEDNVKVLTFLKEELEYEMLMELSAIDYIADKGGFEIFYEMLSLTKRKRMRVKTFIRQKQPIESVYSVFKMANWAEREMYDMYGVKVVNHPNMKRILMPDDWYDHPLRKTYPLHGDETAQWYEVDKIFGKEARDEIGPEIRDGANVDRYDTERFSRLGHEVPYGTDITDGKEPEHTPLGYQEEGGVRIIKKLHEDDSVTLEERR; translated from the coding sequence ATGAGAAAATATACACCTAAAAATGATGTACAAAATAAATCATACTTTAGTGACAGATTTTATGTAGCTCCTCAAACTCCAAAAAAAGACCCTTCTTCAGATGAAATATATGCTAAAGATGTGAACTCTTTAAAAAATAAATTTGAAATTTCAGAGTCATATATTGAGATTGATGAGTTAGTAATTTATATCAAAAATGAAGATAATGTAAAAGTATTAACATTTTTGAAAGAAGAGTTAGAATACGAGATGCTAATGGAATTATCAGCTATTGATTATATAGCCGATAAAGGTGGCTTTGAAATCTTTTATGAGATGCTTTCTTTAACAAAAAGAAAAAGAATGAGAGTTAAAACTTTTATTAGACAAAAACAACCTATTGAATCTGTTTATTCTGTATTTAAAATGGCAAACTGGGCAGAAAGAGAGATGTACGACATGTATGGGGTAAAAGTAGTAAACCATCCAAACATGAAAAGAATCCTTATGCCTGATGATTGGTATGACCATCCATTAAGAAAAACTTATCCTTTACATGGTGATGAAACTGCACAGTGGTATGAAGTTGATAAAATTTTTGGAAAAGAAGCTAGAGACGAAATTGGTCCAGAAATAAGAGATGGGGCAAATGTTGATAGATATGATACTGAGAGATTCTCAAGATTAGGACATGAAGTTCCATATGGTACTGATATCACAGATGGTAAAGAACCAGAACACACACCACTTGGTTACCAAGAAGAGGGTGGAGTTAGAATTATTAAAAAACTTCATGAAGATGATAGTGTTACATTAGAAGAGAGAAGGTAG
- a CDS encoding NADH-quinone oxidoreductase subunit B family protein: MAQHKVNYLQDGGAPIALTTVDKLVNWGRSNSIWPMTYGLACCAIEMMATGASRYDFDRFGTIFRASPRQSDCIIVAGTLTKKHAEFMRRLYDQMPDPKWVISMGSCANTGGMFNTYATVQGVDRVIPVDIYLPGCAPRPETLQYALMMLQKKIRRETIFRSIKKKRLV, translated from the coding sequence ATGGCACAGCATAAAGTAAACTATTTACAAGATGGTGGAGCTCCTATTGCTCTTACTACAGTTGACAAACTTGTAAACTGGGGTAGGTCAAACTCTATTTGGCCTATGACATATGGATTAGCATGTTGTGCTATTGAGATGATGGCAACAGGAGCATCAAGATACGACTTTGATAGATTTGGTACTATTTTTAGAGCAAGTCCAAGACAATCAGATTGTATTATTGTTGCTGGAACACTTACAAAAAAACATGCAGAGTTTATGAGAAGATTATATGATCAAATGCCAGATCCTAAATGGGTTATTTCAATGGGTTCATGTGCAAATACAGGTGGGATGTTTAATACTTACGCAACAGTTCAAGGTGTAGATAGAGTTATCCCTGTGGATATCTATCTTCCAGGATGTGCTCCAAGACCTGAAACTCTACAATATGCTCTTATGATGCTACAAAAGAAAATAAGAAGAGAAACTATTTTTAGAAGTATAAAGAAAAAGAGGTTAGTGTAA
- a CDS encoding NAD(P)H-quinone oxidoreductase subunit 3 has translation MTHMEFSHPYFGAFFMFLLTFGAFIATVFLARLISRKLARLDTEKLKSTLYECGPEVTKQPSSISVQFYLMALLFILFDIEIIFMFPWAIDFKVLGWFGFVEMVLFILLLTIGFIYAWKKGALEWHSIK, from the coding sequence ATGACACATATGGAGTTTTCACATCCGTATTTTGGTGCATTCTTCATGTTTTTATTAACATTCGGTGCCTTTATCGCAACTGTTTTTTTAGCTAGATTAATAAGCCGAAAATTAGCTAGACTTGATACAGAAAAATTAAAGTCTACACTTTATGAATGTGGACCAGAAGTTACAAAACAGCCAAGTAGTATCTCTGTACAATTTTATTTGATGGCTCTTTTGTTTATACTTTTTGATATTGAAATTATATTTATGTTTCCATGGGCAATAGATTTTAAAGTTTTAGGATGGTTTGGATTTGTTGAAATGGTACTTTTCATTCTTTTACTTACTATTGGATTTATATATGCTTGGAAAAAAGGAGCGCTTGAATGGCACAGCATAAAGTAA
- a CDS encoding ATP-binding protein, producing the protein MKEIIDYIKANNVEKTNFFKHLKCSKEEAKILQYITKEYITGRDTLIVIDILAEFYDVKSYEHLNHIHEIKALLGLGWLVQNSFEHLKLSDMSQLELLNSAVTLSPAYLKFLEKGSLEFVLPEIKSYADHLEYLQDQFFKIDLAQQLNLVKRNFDENSPNINRLRTKLTLLENRIKDRVKETNSEILLEDFFKSNNLNEQEQMLFLALLKEEYSGGDGTIRDMNSLIELISSDDYEKIKFRSLLEEGSNLVSNGLVDYDEVLTPFGGINRNFYIPDDILYKISHPTKKKTSNRKVKLDSLIKDQDMFELVTTSKSLDDVVLNEKTREVLNSLLKQMDKDVFNRLKEWGLKDRKRGIEARIIFYGFAGTGKTLTALAFAKSLKKQILSFDCSKILSMYVGESEKNVRAIFDKYYDLRDKSKSEPILLLNEADQFLSARTTTSASGSEKMHNQMQNIFLEQIERFDGILIATTNLLESLDKAFSRRFNYKIEFKKPTLKQRVQLWEKLLPENLPLEEGFDIQKLATHELTGGQIEMVIKNTAFKIAVEDEPLFTVKSFEEQIEKEKQGNFDSEAKVGFFS; encoded by the coding sequence ATGAAAGAGATTATAGATTACATAAAAGCCAATAATGTTGAAAAAACAAACTTTTTCAAACATCTAAAGTGTTCAAAAGAGGAAGCGAAAATTCTACAATATATTACAAAAGAGTACATCACAGGTAGAGATACTCTTATAGTAATTGATATCTTAGCAGAGTTTTATGATGTAAAAAGCTATGAACATTTAAATCATATCCATGAGATAAAAGCATTGTTAGGTTTAGGATGGCTAGTACAAAATAGTTTTGAACATCTAAAATTAAGTGATATGTCTCAATTAGAGCTTTTAAACTCAGCTGTAACTTTATCTCCTGCTTATTTAAAGTTTTTGGAAAAAGGTTCATTGGAGTTTGTTCTTCCTGAAATAAAAAGTTATGCCGACCATTTGGAGTATTTACAAGATCAGTTTTTCAAAATAGATTTAGCTCAACAATTAAATTTAGTAAAAAGAAACTTTGATGAAAACTCGCCAAATATAAATAGACTAAGAACAAAACTAACACTTTTGGAAAATAGAATAAAAGACAGAGTAAAAGAAACAAATAGTGAAATTTTGCTTGAAGATTTTTTTAAATCGAATAATCTAAATGAACAAGAACAGATGTTGTTTTTAGCCCTATTAAAAGAGGAATATTCAGGTGGAGATGGGACAATTAGAGATATGAACTCTTTAATTGAATTAATCTCAAGTGATGATTATGAGAAGATTAAATTTAGAAGTTTATTAGAAGAGGGTTCAAATTTAGTTTCAAATGGTTTGGTTGATTATGATGAGGTCTTAACACCTTTTGGTGGGATAAATAGAAACTTTTATATCCCAGATGATATTCTTTATAAAATATCACACCCTACAAAAAAGAAAACATCTAACAGAAAAGTAAAACTAGATAGTCTAATTAAAGACCAAGATATGTTTGAATTGGTTACTACAAGTAAATCTTTAGATGATGTTGTATTAAATGAAAAAACAAGAGAGGTTTTAAACTCTTTATTAAAGCAAATGGATAAAGATGTATTTAATAGACTTAAAGAGTGGGGATTAAAAGATAGAAAAAGAGGAATTGAAGCTAGAATTATTTTTTATGGTTTTGCAGGAACAGGTAAAACATTAACAGCTTTAGCCTTTGCAAAGTCCTTAAAAAAGCAGATTTTGAGCTTTGATTGTTCAAAGATTTTATCAATGTATGTTGGTGAAAGTGAAAAAAATGTTAGGGCAATTTTTGATAAATATTATGATTTGAGAGATAAAAGTAAGTCTGAACCAATACTACTTTTAAATGAAGCAGATCAGTTTTTAAGTGCAAGAACAACTACTAGCGCAAGTGGTAGCGAAAAGATGCATAATCAGATGCAAAATATATTTTTAGAACAGATTGAAAGGTTCGACGGAATACTTATTGCAACGACAAACCTTTTAGAATCACTTGATAAAGCCTTTTCTAGAAGATTCAATTATAAAATTGAGTTTAAAAAACCAACTTTGAAACAAAGAGTTCAATTATGGGAAAAGCTACTACCTGAGAATCTTCCGTTGGAAGAGGGGTTTGATATTCAAAAACTTGCTACACATGAGTTAACTGGTGGTCAAATTGAGATGGTAATCAAAAATACTGCGTTTAAAATTGCAGTTGAAGATGAACCTCTTTTTACCGTTAAATCGTTTGAAGAACAAATAGAAAAAGAAAAACAAGGTAATTTTGATTCTGAAGCTAAAGTAGGATTTTTTAGCTAA
- a CDS encoding AEC family transporter, translated as MEHILTALIPIFLLILTGFSFKKINFPSAEFWKNADKLTYFVLMPALLIFKLSTANLDNLNAIDFVITGILGIVFVLVISIIIKFKMNTSGASFTSVVQGAIRFNTYVFLGLIAAILGDEGIALSALLITFAIPIINVICITVFAIYVNDTKATFMGMIKSIVKNPLIVACVIGGSINYFDFYMPIIAVKFLEILSASALPLGLLSIGFALDLNSIKEAKLELVVSSVLKLVVMPIAMFFIGKLFALDSFLLTILIIFAAMPTASSSFILARQLGGDTKLMASIITFETLFSLFTVSFILGFLQYLN; from the coding sequence ATGGAACATATACTTACAGCATTAATCCCAATATTTTTATTGATTTTAACTGGATTTTCATTTAAGAAAATCAATTTCCCATCAGCAGAATTTTGGAAAAATGCAGACAAATTAACATACTTTGTTCTAATGCCCGCATTATTGATTTTCAAATTATCAACTGCAAACTTAGATAATCTAAATGCTATTGATTTTGTAATAACTGGAATATTAGGGATAGTGTTTGTTCTTGTAATAAGTATAATTATAAAGTTTAAGATGAATACTTCTGGAGCTTCTTTTACCTCAGTAGTTCAAGGGGCAATAAGATTTAATACTTATGTTTTTTTAGGTCTTATAGCAGCTATTTTAGGAGATGAAGGGATTGCTCTTTCAGCTTTACTAATAACTTTTGCAATACCTATTATAAATGTTATTTGTATCACAGTATTTGCAATATATGTAAATGATACAAAAGCAACATTTATGGGGATGATTAAATCAATTGTGAAAAATCCTTTGATTGTTGCTTGTGTTATTGGTGGGAGTATAAATTATTTTGACTTTTATATGCCAATTATTGCGGTTAAATTTTTAGAAATTTTAAGTGCATCTGCTCTTCCTTTAGGTCTTTTATCTATTGGATTTGCATTAGATTTAAATTCTATAAAAGAAGCAAAGCTTGAATTAGTTGTTTCATCAGTTTTAAAACTAGTTGTAATGCCTATTGCTATGTTTTTTATAGGAAAACTTTTTGCACTTGATTCGTTTTTATTAACTATATTAATAATATTTGCTGCAATGCCAACTGCTTCTTCCTCATTTATTTTGGCAAGACAGTTAGGTGGAGATACTAAATTAATGGCATCTATCATAACTTTTGAAACTCTATTTTCTTTATTTACTGTATCTTTTATTTTAGGTTTTCTTCAATATCTAAATTAA
- a CDS encoding NAD(P)H-dependent oxidoreductase, with translation MSKIGILVASSNNNLKLGQKLALLAKEQGVETELIDLVSLNLPLYNTIEEEKNGIPKVAQELASKILSLKAFIVVAPEYNGVMPAVLNNAMSWTSRATKDWRDAFNEKIVGLATHSGGGGTKVLQAMRIQFQHLGANILAREILTSYDKPLNEESAKNMISQLNKLSEV, from the coding sequence ATGTCAAAAATAGGAATTTTAGTTGCAAGTTCAAACAATAATTTGAAACTTGGACAAAAGCTAGCACTACTTGCAAAAGAGCAAGGTGTAGAGACTGAACTTATTGATTTAGTAAGTCTTAACTTGCCACTTTATAATACAATTGAAGAGGAAAAAAATGGTATTCCAAAAGTAGCACAAGAGTTAGCCTCAAAAATATTATCTCTAAAAGCATTTATTGTTGTTGCACCTGAATATAACGGAGTTATGCCAGCAGTATTAAATAATGCGATGTCATGGACTTCAAGAGCAACAAAAGATTGGAGAGATGCTTTTAATGAAAAAATTGTTGGATTAGCAACTCACAGTGGTGGTGGAGGAACAAAAGTTCTTCAAGCTATGAGAATTCAGTTTCAACATTTAGGGGCTAATATTTTAGCAAGAGAGATTTTAACAAGTTATGATAAACCATTAAATGAAGAGAGTGCAAAAAATATGATTTCTCAACTTAATAAGCTTTCAGAGGTTTAA